taaaatatttttatgaactaatattttctataaattatttattttacccagcctaaaaaattttaatatttttttaaattttaaaataatcaataagaacataatagtaattttcatttcacCGTCTAGGAGCTACacatttactttttatttgaaggagtatttataatttttcaaacaataaggtaTTAGTAATTATGTTAAACTCAGGAAtggtagttgtaatttaccctaattgtTTTCACCATAAACATTATTTCCGTTAAAATTAtcgaataattattttcaccaCAAACAATAATGATATAGAACAAAAGATGGATGcatttttttagtgtttgaGTCAAAGGTTTAGCTCTTTGATTGTGTGATTTGACGGTGGAGTTTCAAACAGGCATAACTTTTGATCCGTTTAAAATTACGGGACTGGCCACCCACCGTTTTGATCGTCTTTGAGAGAAAAATCAGGAAGTTTTATCATTTCGACCGTCGATCAAACACGAATAAATATCATCATGACGGACCGCCAATCGTCACAAATTTCCATCATTTCAACAATTGGGGAcgattctttatattttttttactttaattacgTGCCGAATTTCAAGAGAGTGGTGCAGCATTTCTGCCTGATTAAGggtgggagagagagagagatggaggcaGCAACGATGACGCTGCACAGGTTTGGGAATCAGTCGTCTTCGTCATTGTGGTACGACATGGAAGCTAAGGAGAGAGTGGGTGTGGCTTCGGGGTCTTGCTGTGCATCAGGCCCACTGTCGGGGAGGCCAAGAAAGGATCATGGGCTCATAGCATCAAATTTTTGTTGACCAAAGTTGATGggattcaaatttttagtGCAAAGTTGTATTACCATGTCGTATTTTTTGGtgtgtaataaaataaagattggGCATTTGGGCTTCACTCAGACTCCTCCTCTTGCCAAAATTACGAATATCCTGGTTTGGACTcaagatattttataagagGACtcttatatttgaatttggggAGTGTATGTATTTAACAAACAATTATGAATACTGCCTTTTCTTAAACATTCCAAGACAAAAGTTATACGCtctatgatatatatttttttaaaaaaaagcatGGGTactaatgttttaaaattcagCAGAACCTAGTTCAACAATCACTCAATccataaaattattcaattcaaTCTATAAAATCGAActagtttcaaaattattctattttttaacaacTGTTCGAACAAACAGTTGAATCAATGACCATGTTGATCCGGTCCCGAATCAAGTGAATCGGTCGGTTCATGACTTTAAAATTTGGtacaatttgaaattgaattcctgacatttcataaaaaaattgagaaaaatatcaacaaccatattgtaataatgatttcaattatatatcaataaatggACAAACACATTAAGCCTATAATTCAATTAGACTTTTATCTCCTATGATTACCTAAGTTGCTACatgaaatataatcaatagaaagatttatatattattttaagaatggGGGATGCTATTTATTTGTTGgcaataaatttagttatgaattaattataatgctaaatagtttgttatttttgttatatatgtaattcttctatttttattttttgacctaaaaattttaataacgGATTTTactatcaaattttgaaatactttAAATTCCTACattaataaactttaaaaaagtatttatatttgcatacttttttatcattttacaatatttttatatattattttttataacacaAGTTCATCTCGATAGATCGGACAATTGAATCAGTGACCcttaatccaatcaatttttgaattgaatCAACTGTCAGGTTTTAAAACATGAATGGGTAGACGTAGACAAGGAAGCGGGACCAAGTTATGAATAAGGGTCACATGAAGGTGTGAGAAGCAGAGGTACATGAATGCGTACATGAAATGGCCTATCCGTAGGGTGGCTCAGCCCATGCTGTCCTGTTTCTTACAAGTACTACGTACCCTAACATTTTATCCACAATCCCACACATACCCTACCTTGTCTTTTCTATGCTTTTTCTCCCATTTTATCCCTCAGTTCCAGAGACAGTATCCTATAAAACAACTATTACGAaattcatccaaaaatatatctCCCCCACATCACTGGAACAAGACAAGAAAACAGGGGAATCTTACATGGGGTAGCTTAGACATCACCAcctccattttatactaaccaAATCTTTGATCCGTAGATCATAATCTTTTCTCATTTCCCACGAAATCACAGCTACAATACAATATTGGTATCTAACAATGAAGGTCGAATATTACTACACCAATAGTACAAGTTCAAACtcgtttcaaaatttacacaaTACTATATTTAGTGTCTTGTGCCCACGAATTGAATTTTGACATATATACGGCATAAGTGTATGTGTCACTAAACGATACACTCAGTGTCCGAAGCATCTGCAACACCCACAAAAATCTTTGTTGTAAAAGCGTTTGACGATACTACATATAAACCGCTTAATATATGTGCCGTTGCGAGGTTCTCAACAAACTCATAGTATAATATTTCTGTAAGTCTATTATTCGAAAACAAAAGTAATCATTCTTGACGAGATGATTGATGCTACTGCACCTTTCGATTTATTATACCcaagaagaaataaacaaacaattaaaatacgctttctttatatattaacCTAATCATGTACATAATTATGTATTCACATGCACCAAACCTTCGTGATCTTGCTTTCATATTTGGCTTAACAACCATatcataaattgaaaattaagcTATACCTCGAACATAATTAGGCTTGACCGTACTAAAAATGTACGCGTGCTTTGCgcgtattttttctttaatttctgtCCGAAGAATAGCTGAAAACAATAATGTCGtggtatgaaaattttttaattgtcagTTTTTTGTACTTAGATGTCTGAATATTCCAATTTCGTATACGTTCATcagaattataataattttctcataatcAAGTTGAATCAGAGATACCCTTTGAGCCCCAAAGTCCAAATTGAACATctagaaattaagaaaaattctaattcggACCAACTCtaaccaattatatgacaaatataataaatttattgtgtgattggtATACAGAGCAAAAAAAGTGACCATTCGCATGATAAGTATACCATACTTGCTGTAAGGTttggataagaattttttctaGAAATTTACTTGAATAGGAATTTCTTACCCGAATCAAGTTTGGttggatttaaattaattacatgacaaatataatacactGTAGTGTGATTGGCATacagttaaaaaaatgatcaatcttatcacatttattatgtgattggtttaGTTGCACCAGacctaatttatataaagaatttcCCACTGAATAACTCCAAATTTCCCTTCTAAGAGTTCACAATAGTTGTTCATGGCAGTAAATACTTAGCAGTTGGGAATATTTATTTGTCCTTTTCCATCTTCCTCTACGCTATTTATTGCAATGCATCATACTTCAACGTAACACCAAATATAgatagaagaagaaagaatggCTGGCTGGTCTGCAGAAAATGCTACCAATGCCTATCTCGGAGCAATGAAAATGGTGAATTATGCGTAGATGTGAACTTTTTGTATTGCTGGAAGACTTATGTCGACTAATCTTTTGATCACACTTATGCAGGCAAAAAGAGCAAAGGAGCCGGATGCAGCAGAGTTCATATCAGCCCTTGTGGCCGGCAAGAACGCACGTTTGATAGTCGTGGCATGTGCCGATGCTGCAGACTCCACTGCCTTGGCTCTGGTGGCTGCAGCTCACCAGACGGGCGGAAGAGTCGTGTGCATTGTCTCTGGCGCTAATGAGCTCCAACTATCAAAAGAAACTATGTCAGAAAGTGCTGATGATATTGAGTTTGTCATTGGGAATGCTGAGAATCTTGTTGCAAGTGAGTACAATGAAGCTGATTGTGTAGTGGTCGATTGTAGAATCAAGAACTGTGAAAGAATACTTAAAATGGCTGAAGGAGTTGGGACGAAAGGCGTCGTTTTGGGGTATAACGCTTTTCAGATGGGGTCGTGGAGCTGCCGGGGATTTGATGCACATTTGCTCCCAATAGGGGAGGGGCTTCTGGTCAGCCGAGTAGCTGTAAAAGCGGAGAACGGTAGGCGTGGCGGTGGTCCGGGGAAGATCAGGAGCCGGTGGGTTGTGAAAGTGGATAAATATACAGGTGAAGAGCATGTTTTCAGAGTTAGAGATTCTTAAGGAAAGGCATTTGAAGCATGAGGTTTGATCTTGTGGCTGAGAGTGATGAGTTTTGTATGTGTAGAATGTGAAGATGAATCTTAATTGTAAATACATGCATTgtaatatatagagagagtGTGTATTGTTAAAGTTTTGAGTTTCCAATCAGTGTGAGAAACTGgtgaaaaatgtatttattctGTAATCATCAGTGAGCAAGGAGTTCTTGCGTACAatgttgtttttcttgataCGGTTCAAGTTAAGACACGGAACGCACGTGTTCTTGAGTACGTTAAGGCGAAATTTTGGTGGAAATATAGATatgatttaagtttttttttaagaaaaattttgggAAATATCAGTaagaatttgtatttaatgaaCTTATATATGGTACTTTGAAGTGTTCTATCAGATTTCGTGGCAAGAAAAATGAGTTTTGTACCACGGAGTTTGATTATAAACGATGACTGTTGAGGTGGACTTTTTTGTATGCAGATTGGATTATTGTTGGTGAACTGACCATGATATGATGCACTATGCTAGAAGACCAATATTCAAGCATATTTTTGCTGATGTCAAACTTGTAGCCATCTATTGCTTCTTTTGAAGAAAGTTCTGTATGGCATTACCCTAttctcaaaaaattcttattcaaacgCTGTTGGATCAGGGGACTCAGATTGGAATCGCtgaatttgaactaattatatggcAAGTGCAATactataattgatatatagttCTGAAAAAGTAACTAATCACATAGCAAGTATACTTCGCTTgctctataattaatttgattcgaccAAACTTCATTTCAATACGAATTTTCTATTGATTTAGATATGATGAAACcaatttaaactaaaatttttgacATGTACATATATCCCACCTAAAATCTTGAACTTCCAAGATTGTTGTCaattagaaaacaaaatatgtcTTAATCAAACGTCTAATCTCATATCTAAGATggtttagttttataattccTTTGGCTTAATTTTGATCCACTTGCtacttattcttcttcttcctagattttttattttttattttttaccacacaacaaattttttgtgctattaatttgtattatcCCGTTGAATCAAGCATTACAAACTACCTACGTCAACCCATAATACATACACTTAAAGTGGTGAGTTTGACGTTCTCATTAATTAGGTTCGAACTATTGACATTCTAGACATTTATCACAAAAGTGAACCCGGCCAACCTCCATGAagtattattttctcaaaaaatcgTCCAGATATTACCCAATCCCTAGAATAAtccacaacaaaaaaatatagtactaATGACAAATTATTAAGTGATAGTTTTAACGTTCCACAATCACAAATCTATGCAAATTAAGCTGGTTTACAAGTAGGCATTTCTCTTGTAATAATATCTCTTATTCCTTTCTCTAAAAACTTTAGCTAACAAGACATAAacattacatcaaataatTCTGTACATTGAAGATTTTGAGTAATAAATGTGGCCACGAATGCTAAGATTCTTATCTCTTCCTCAGCCATGTGAACTGCAGCGTTGAACCGCACGTGTGGCTACACAGATTCGATCAAAATTTCATCTCAGAAAAACGCATCAATTATGCATGTGCATGCCCATTCATGTTGGGGCCTGTCCAAGTCTATGCCAAGATAATGGCTCTAACATAGCAGTCCAATCTAGGCATGGTCTGCATAGATTCATCTTCTGAGACCTGCTTCCCCATACGGCAACATCGACCAATCAAACAGCGTTTGTCCACCCACCGTGCTTGTCTAACCCGTTTAACGTGCTTGTGGTTGATTGTTTGCATGATCTGTTCAGCAGAATCAGACAGATGGGACCTCATGAAATACAGCAAAGACCAAGAGACAGAAAACTTATGCATGCTGTTGATGTTCTGTTGTTGATGTGTTTGAGGAGGAAACAACTTGATCTGATCTGGATCTGTGTTGGGCCGGCCGGAGGCAGTGGAAACCACGACCCTGTCTGTTCCTTCAGACAGTGCCGGTtacataaattgaattattagtTACACTCTAGTAAAAGAATTCTCTCAGCATATAATATAGGCAACCATGTCCGAATTAAGAATGCCTCAAAATGCTGGGAAAACCGGTCCTGGTTTGTATTAGCACTTAGTTTCGGAGCATTCTTGTACAAATAAATTTGCCTGCGTTGACATTAAGACTCCGTGTTAGAGCTAATGCGTTGTTAATTATCGTTATTGTCTAATATCATAAGCTTCAACTGTCCCTCTGAGGTACAACATTACAGCTAAGACGCAGAAACTTCAAGGATATGCTGAATTTTCAACGTGTGTCAgattaagataattatttcGTGTTAAACGATAATTCTTGCTGTAGCATCCAGGAAGCTCACACCGTCCTTCGATTGTACAACTGAGTACTTGTTATGTTGCTTCAAGTTGTAGTTTAAATATCAGCCCACTAGCTTAATTAACAGTTTTAACTGACGGTAGAATAGACGTAATGGTTCATGTAATAAAGTCTTATACTACATGGTTCGACAGTGTAGTAATTAAACTTTTCGATCAATAATTTACCACAACTTAGGGGAAAGACCACTTggtataaataattgatgttTCATGGGTTATTTTATTGGTTATTGTAGCATGGCCAGTTGGATAGACAGAGTCCCACATGGAACCAGCAGGTCCCAATGCCtgcttctatatatataaagagttCCAATAGTTAGGCAAATCACCTTCACAAAACAAAGCATAAGAGTAAACTACTTCTCTCGAGATTTAacgaaaaatagaaagaagtTGTAAGAAAAATGGCTTGCTGGTCTGCTGAAAACGCAACAAAAGCCTATCTCAGAACCATGAGAATGGTAAGCATCAAGAACCCCTTAATCATTTTTGTTGAACAATAAAGATTGTGAAAGtttgaatgttttcatttaCGCtcgttttgattttttgttgcNNNNNNNNNNGGCGGAGTTCATTTCAGCCCTGGCGGCAGGGAACAATGTCCGGTTCATGGTGGTTGCTTGTGGTGGAGCTGCAGATTCCACCACCCTGGCCCTGGTGGCTGCAGCTCAACAAACTGGTGGACGAATCATCTGCATTCTCCGAGGCGTGGAGGAGCTCAATTCCTCCAAAGATAGCCTAGGCACTAACGCAAGCTATGTTGAGTTTGTCGTTGGAGATGCTGAGCATCTGCTGCTGAATATCTACAAGGAATCAGATTTCGTTGCCGTAGACTGCAATCTTGAGAACCAGGAAGCAATCATAACCACGCTTCAAGAGAGAGTCAGGAATCAGAATAACACCATCGTGCTAGGATACAACGCGTTTTGCAAGGAATCGTGGAGAAACAGCAAACTCCGCACGCAGTTGCTGCCGATTGGAGACGGGTTGCTGCTGACAAGAGCAGCAGCAGCTAGGAAGAGTAAGAGTAACTGGATCGTTAAGGTGGATAAATGCACTGGTGAAGAGCATGTGTTCAGGGTCAAATCGTCTGTAGGGCGAGTCGTTAGAGCTTAAATCTTGACAATTTTCTTGGTTGATTCAGTGTTAGTTCTACCAGAAGAGATTTCGTAGGCCAATATATCAAGTGTAAATATAGCTTTGTTTTGGTCAGCAATACACAAATCCCATTTTGCCGTTCTTCTAAGTATTAAAGTCCCACATCGGAGGAATACGAAAGTAAAAGTAAGTACTTGTAACACAACGATAGCTGTATTGGGCACGACCTTACTTGAACAGGATCTGTTCTATAGGCTCGTACCTCTGTATCCTTGAGTTCTAAGGAGACAGGAAACCAAGTCTGGTGGATGACTCAAGTCTGCTTGACCAGAGCGTGATTAACAGCTCTTCGGTTCAGGCTGCTGAGCCGCTGGGGCAGTAGAGGATCGTTCTCAGTCAGCTTCAGCTTGCTGGGATGGTCTTGCAGATGTCTGACAGACtatactataaattttttccCCTGCCCACATTTTTTATGGGTTTAAGGCCAGCCATTGCATCATGGTGGGATTCTGGTTCTGGGACTggaaaaaattcttacaatcCCAGGACTGTAAGGACAAAGTGCAGATTAGCAGCAACCCACACCGCCCTCTGTCTAATgacaagaagaaaacaattGCAATAGCAGACATTTTGACAAGGATATGCTGCTAATGAAGGATTGGAAGTCGATCTTCTGATGACCAGACACGACAAGCGCATAGTAATACATGCTTCATTTGTcgaaggaaaaaaatggagGAAAGTGAAATAATCCATCATTTAGTGGAGGAAAAGTGCCTCCTTACAGAAGAAGTAATTCATTAAATACAAAAGGGTGATGGAAAATTCCCTCAAGAACAACCATTCCTGGGCTACATTCTACAAACATAAACTAGACTACAGCTAAAATCAACGTGTACCAGATGGCTTAGTCCTGAGAAACAGGACCCCACCAATAAGAACAGCTTGATTAATCATAGCCCTATCAAGTGGTTAGTAGCAATCTACCTTACTACAACTAATGCATTCCAAGTTGCACAGACAACATCGACTGACAGAATATGATGATCATCCAAAGTTAATTTAGCTATTGAGTTCCTGTACTAGTGTCTCCATGGACGGTCTGTCATCTGGAGATTCATGCGTGCACAGGATGGCAACTTTTGTGAGCATAGCAGCTTCAGGTTCGTAGAACTTCCCATGGAGATTTCCATCGATGAACTCGAGGCTGGACGACTCGGCAGTAGCACGCATAGAAGTCGAATATTTTCTCTTCCCGGAGAGGATCTGGAAAACGAGCACCCCAAAAGCATAAATATCGCTTTTTTTGGTGAAACGGCCTGTGGTAGTGTATTCGGGAGCAAGATATCCCATAGCAGCGCTGGCTTTGAGGGCTGAGAAAATGGTGTCGTTTGTGAGAAGCTTGTGCAGACATGAATCAGAGAGCACAGGCTTCAACCGGTGGTCAATAAGCACATTTTTTGCCGAAATGTTTTGGTGAACCAGAGAGGGTTTGTTCACCTTACAGTCATGCAAATATTCTATGCCTGatcaaagagaaagaaaacatCATATTCAAGATGAACACAAAGCTTTTAACATACAGTAATGAGCTGAAATGCAACAGTCCAAAATCcgataaaatgaaaatatttagattGATAGGTGCAACTGACCTTTGGCAATGCCCTTAATTATAGATACTCTGGTGGACCATTCAAGAATCTGACCATCGCCCTCCTTGAGGTCAAGATATCGGAACAAACTCCCGTTCGGAACAAAATCATAAACTAGGAAGCACTCTCCACGTCCTTTGGAGCAGCAAAACCCTCTCAGCataaccaaattttcatgccTCAACGAGGTCAGGATATTCAGTCCCTTCAAGAATTCAGCTTCTTCCGACTTGCAGCTACTTTTCGTGATTCTCTTAACAGCAACGACTGATCCATCTCTCAACATCCCTTTATATGTCACTGAATAGTTACTCTTCCCCAGTAAATTCTTCTCCGCAAAGTACTGAGTAGCCGACTCCACTTCCTGCAGATTGAGCCTAAAGTTCTGCATAACCTCTTGAGAAACACCAAAACGTCGACCCTCAGCCAATGGGTCCCATCCGTTTGCGTATTCAAGGCTTACAAGAGGAGAGCCATTCTTCCGATAAGTCTCCTTGACATGGTCCGTGCTGAGACGACTTTCCGATATATCAAATGCACTGCCAAGTTTTTGCTTACGCCTTCGGTATAGTAAGAAGGACATAATACCTAAAGCTGATAGAATAACAGTAGCTACGATTACTCCAACAGCCACCGAGGCCTGTGACGTCTTAGATTTCTTCGAGCAAGGACTTCCGTTACAGTTCAAATTCAGGTCAGCAGTCTCAGGGATGTCCCTAGTCGGGAGACCAGTTGCTCCTCCTGCATAAGGTTCTGGCCTGTCAGAATTGGGACGACCCGAATCGCTGCAGCTTCTCAGAGAAGAAAAACCAGATCCACATAATCCCGGGTTATTTTCATACAGAAATCCATCCACCAATCTCTTCAGAGCTTCAAACAAAGGACCAACATTCAAATCTCTTAGAACTGATCAAATAAATAGGAAACATTGAAAACAGGAACGATCTTGAAGTGATTTTATTACCAAGAGGAACATTGCCAGAGAGAGTGTTATTTCGAACGTCCAGGACTTCCAGCATCGGGGCATCGGCTAGTTTTGCTGGAATTGATCCAAAAAGCTGGTTAAAACTGAGGTCTAGCCTCATTAAGACTCCCAAGTTCCCCAAGCTAGCAGGGATTGCACCAGTTAACAGATTGGATTGGAGAGCTAGCACATTAAGCTTCTTCAGATAACTTAGCTGTGTGGGTATACTCCCTGTGAATTGATTATAACACAGCTGCAAAACTACATGGGGAGCAAAACTTGAGTTGACATGGGCTTCCACAGAATAAAACAGTAAGCATTTCCAAGATAAgatttttaagtatttatcaACAAAAGAACTATAGCTAAGCTGtatgaagaataaaaaaacccaaaatcCCATATGCGTAGCAATGCTAAAGGAGAACAAACCGTTCAGTCAATGCAGGAATCGCACCAAAAAGAAAGGAATTGAAACTAAACAAAATGGATAAAGTcccagaaaaaaataaataaaagg
This region of Sesamum indicum cultivar Zhongzhi No. 13 linkage group LG4, S_indicum_v1.0, whole genome shotgun sequence genomic DNA includes:
- the LOC105160569 gene encoding uncharacterized protein LOC105160569, translated to MAGWSAENATNAYLGAMKMAKRAKEPDAAEFISALVAGKNARLIVVACADAADSTALALVAAAHQTGGRVVCIVSGANELQLSKETMSESADDIEFVIGNAENLVASEYNEADCVVVDCRIKNCERILKMAEGVGTKGVVLGYNAFQMGSWSCRGFDAHLLPIGEGLLVSRVAVKAENGRRGGGPGKIRSRWVVKVDKYTGEEHVFRVRDS
- the LOC105160726 gene encoding uncharacterized protein LOC105160726 gives rise to the protein MACWSAENATKAYLRTMRMVNFLLXXXXAEFISALAAGNNVRFMVVACGGAADSTTLALVAAAQQTGGRIICILRGVEELNSSKDSLGTNASYVEFVVGDAEHLLLNIYKESDFVAVDCNLENQEAIITTLQERVRNQNNTIVLGYNAFCKESWRNSKLRTQLLPIGDGLLLTRAAAARKSKSNWIVKVDKCTGEEHVFRVKSSVGRVVRA
- the LOC105160570 gene encoding probable LRR receptor-like serine/threonine-protein kinase At4g36180; its protein translation is MGFSPLLFLPFLLLTFSSADPISELTSLMDLKASLDPENLHLGSWVVAGHPCDGSFEGVACNEKGQVANISLQGKGLAGKLSPAVGGLKHLTGLYLHYNSLYGEIPVEIANLTELTDLYLNVNNLSGEIPPVLGNMANLQVLQLCYNQFTGSIPTQLSYLKKLNVLALQSNLLTGAIPASLGNLGVLMRLDLSFNQLFGSIPAKLADAPMLEVLDVRNNTLSGNVPLALKRLVDGFLYENNPGLCGSGFSSLRSCSDSGRPNSDRPEPYAGGATGLPTRDIPETADLNLNCNGSPCSKKSKTSQASVAVGVIVATVILSALGIMSFLLYRRRKQKLGSAFDISESRLSTDHVKETYRKNGSPLVSLEYANGWDPLAEGRRFGVSQEVMQNFRLNLQEVESATQYFAEKNLLGKSNYSVTYKGMLRDGSVVAVKRITKSSCKSEEAEFLKGLNILTSLRHENLVMLRGFCCSKGRGECFLVYDFVPNGSLFRYLDLKEGDGQILEWSTRVSIIKGIAKGIEYLHDCKVNKPSLVHQNISAKNVLIDHRLKPVLSDSCLHKLLTNDTIFSALKASAAMGYLAPEYTTTGRFTKKSDIYAFGVLVFQILSGKRKYSTSMRATAESSSLEFIDGNLHGKFYEPEAAMLTKVAILCTHESPDDRPSMETLVQELNS